The following are encoded together in the Desulfococcus multivorans genome:
- a CDS encoding cupin domain-containing protein, translating to MNLEKVGARITKIMAQKGISLEVLAERTGLESGFLKRLQEEDIYPSLGPLLKIARSLGVRLGTFLDDQISEDPLIIRKSDRKGELSMLRAKDRPVASRFYSLGRGKTDRHMEPFFIELLPESGKEIKLSSHEGEEFIVVIDGEVEVVYGKKTHRLLAGDSIYYNSVVPHHVGSFGDSAASIYAVLYFPE from the coding sequence ATGAATTTAGAGAAGGTCGGCGCACGCATCACGAAAATTATGGCCCAGAAAGGAATATCCCTCGAAGTCCTCGCCGAACGAACCGGTCTCGAGTCCGGGTTCCTGAAACGCCTTCAGGAGGAGGATATTTACCCGTCCCTGGGACCACTCCTTAAAATCGCCCGATCGCTGGGTGTCCGTTTGGGGACGTTTCTGGACGACCAGATCAGTGAAGACCCTCTCATCATCCGAAAGTCCGATCGCAAGGGCGAACTCAGCATGCTGCGCGCCAAAGACCGCCCGGTGGCCTCTCGCTTTTATTCCCTGGGCCGCGGTAAAACCGATCGCCATATGGAACCTTTTTTCATCGAATTGCTTCCCGAATCGGGAAAGGAGATAAAGCTCTCCTCTCACGAAGGCGAAGAATTCATCGTGGTGATCGACGGCGAAGTCGAGGTTGTCTACGGCAAAAAGACCCACCGGCTCCTGGCGGGCGACAGTATTTATTACAACTCAGTGGTCCCGCATCATGTGGGATCCTTCGGCGATTCCGCCGCGAGCATCTATGCTGTTCTCTATTTTCCGGAATAA
- a CDS encoding diaminopimelate decarboxylase, with protein MPMSSAFKDRLFPALKSIVEHYGTPFHIYDEIGIRETGRSLKHAFSELPGFREFFAVKALPNPRILEIMQDMGFGFDCSSITELLLSRRIGAKPEDIMFTSNNTSREEFLCADAAGGCILNLDDITLLPKVPRLPELICFRYNPGPRRTGNDIIGNPVDAKYGVSHDQILDAYRQAREMGARRFGLHTMLASNELNYAYMVQTAEMLLSLIEWLHSEIDIVFEFINIGGGLGIPYRPEEPRLDLAAMAGGIRAALDRFTAGNNYAPQLYMESGRYMSGPHGVLVTTAINRKNIYRKYIGVDACMSALMRPGMYDAYHHIDVLDKDEAAGTEIVDVVGSLCENNDKFAVERPLPSIDEGDILVIHDTGAHGHAMGFNYNGKLRPQELLLKADGTVERIRRAETPADYFATLDFTPDIFKP; from the coding sequence ATGCCAATGTCCAGCGCTTTTAAAGACCGTCTGTTTCCCGCGCTGAAATCCATTGTCGAGCATTACGGCACACCGTTTCACATTTACGACGAAATCGGCATCCGGGAGACCGGACGCAGTCTTAAGCACGCCTTCTCGGAACTTCCGGGGTTCAGGGAGTTTTTTGCGGTAAAGGCTCTCCCCAACCCCAGAATCCTGGAGATCATGCAGGACATGGGTTTCGGTTTCGACTGCAGTTCCATCACCGAACTGTTGCTGAGCCGCAGGATCGGCGCGAAGCCGGAGGATATTATGTTCACCTCCAACAACACCAGTCGGGAAGAGTTCCTTTGCGCCGATGCGGCAGGAGGCTGCATCCTCAACCTCGACGACATCACGCTGCTGCCCAAGGTCCCCCGGCTGCCTGAGTTGATCTGCTTTCGTTACAACCCCGGTCCCCGGAGAACCGGAAACGACATTATCGGGAATCCCGTCGATGCCAAATACGGCGTCAGCCACGACCAGATCCTGGATGCCTACCGACAAGCCCGGGAAATGGGCGCTCGTCGCTTCGGTCTGCATACCATGCTCGCATCCAACGAACTCAATTACGCATATATGGTCCAGACCGCCGAGATGCTTCTCTCCCTCATTGAATGGCTTCATTCCGAAATCGACATCGTTTTTGAATTCATCAATATCGGCGGCGGCCTTGGCATCCCTTATCGTCCGGAGGAACCCCGTCTGGATCTGGCCGCCATGGCCGGGGGCATCCGTGCTGCCCTCGATCGCTTCACGGCCGGGAACAATTATGCTCCACAGCTTTACATGGAAAGCGGTCGATACATGAGCGGTCCTCATGGTGTTCTGGTGACCACCGCCATCAACCGAAAAAACATATATCGCAAATATATCGGTGTGGATGCCTGTATGTCCGCGCTGATGCGCCCCGGGATGTATGACGCCTATCACCACATCGACGTGCTCGACAAGGACGAAGCGGCCGGGACCGAAATCGTGGACGTCGTGGGCTCCCTTTGCGAAAACAACGACAAATTCGCCGTCGAGCGACCGCTTCCGTCCATCGACGAGGGGGACATCCTGGTCATCCATGACACCGGAGCCCACGGCCATGCCATGGGATTCAATTACAACGGCAAGCTCCGCCCCCAGGAACTTCTTCTCAAAGCCGATGGAACGGTTGAACGGATTCGTCGGGCCGAGACGCCGGCAGATTATTTTGCAACCCTCGACTTTACACCGGATATCTTCAAACCCTGA
- a CDS encoding Lrp/AsnC family transcriptional regulator, protein MIDEISLNILNILQEKARIPNVEVARQVGMAPSAVLERIRKLEKQGIIDGYEVRLNPEQFNRRLIAFIFVDVDTTLVSASDPDQDRVHDILAKMPEIQEVHDVAGEDCLLLKVRVADHQELGTLLRDNIRPLQGVRSTRTLTVLFTHKETTRFPISGILTGQ, encoded by the coding sequence ATGATTGACGAAATTAGTCTAAATATCCTGAACATACTTCAGGAAAAAGCCAGAATTCCAAACGTCGAAGTCGCCCGACAGGTTGGGATGGCGCCGTCGGCCGTACTCGAGCGTATCCGGAAACTTGAGAAACAGGGCATCATCGACGGATACGAGGTTCGGTTGAACCCCGAACAATTCAATCGTCGTCTGATCGCCTTCATCTTCGTCGATGTCGACACAACTTTGGTTTCTGCTTCAGACCCCGATCAGGACAGGGTTCATGACATTCTGGCAAAAATGCCGGAAATCCAGGAAGTTCACGACGTCGCCGGGGAAGACTGCCTTCTCTTGAAAGTCAGAGTTGCGGATCATCAGGAACTCGGCACCTTGCTGCGCGACAATATCCGCCCCCTTCAAGGGGTCCGTTCCACCCGGACGCTGACGGTACTCTTCACTCACAAAGAAACAACCCGGTTTCCCATCTCGGGAATCCTGACGGGCCAATAA
- a CDS encoding S49 family peptidase has translation MDVSKFWKIPLKIFGMTFFAFVSFFVLLFLFTTFFISAGIGVGAMFGRKDLTELVTTEELNYTFVSGKRDSKNLLVTLPVEGIILGSPPQDISASTMVWFNATYGYSIQKVLEKASDDNQVKGIFLHVQSPGGTIFGSMAIHEGIKSFQKTTGKPVLAYIEGLSASGAVMAMAGADAIYADYGSYVGSIGVLGAALTYFDEPTAIEGGILGGGIVTRSGIERTVISAGRGKDLGNPFRRATDEELNNLQKGADIEYDNFVRHVAENRNISEAVIRERMGAQIFDNQTARDFGLIDGTLNRKEALAKLAEMAGVGETFQLVRPRRAPTRMWQELLFSMTGRLSADSASQAARHRHVCLDASRMPMAYYGDIQTLCADCGVQAPD, from the coding sequence ATGGACGTTTCAAAATTCTGGAAAATTCCTCTCAAGATCTTCGGCATGACCTTTTTCGCTTTTGTCAGCTTTTTCGTGCTGTTGTTTCTGTTTACAACCTTTTTCATCAGCGCCGGTATAGGTGTCGGGGCCATGTTCGGACGAAAGGATCTCACGGAACTCGTCACCACGGAAGAACTGAACTATACCTTTGTTTCCGGAAAACGTGACAGCAAGAACCTTCTAGTGACCCTGCCCGTGGAAGGCATCATTCTGGGCAGCCCGCCCCAGGATATCAGCGCTTCGACCATGGTATGGTTCAACGCGACCTATGGTTATTCAATACAAAAAGTGCTTGAAAAAGCCTCGGATGACAACCAGGTCAAAGGGATATTCCTCCACGTACAAAGTCCGGGGGGCACCATCTTCGGATCGATGGCCATCCACGAGGGGATCAAATCCTTTCAGAAGACCACCGGAAAACCCGTGCTCGCCTACATAGAAGGGCTTTCAGCATCAGGCGCCGTCATGGCCATGGCCGGCGCCGACGCGATTTACGCGGATTACGGCAGTTACGTCGGCAGCATCGGCGTGCTGGGTGCGGCCCTTACCTATTTTGACGAACCCACGGCTATTGAGGGGGGTATCCTGGGGGGCGGCATCGTCACCCGTAGTGGAATCGAGCGCACCGTCATCTCCGCCGGCCGCGGAAAAGACCTGGGCAACCCCTTTCGCCGCGCCACAGATGAAGAACTCAATAATCTTCAGAAGGGCGCCGATATCGAATACGACAATTTCGTCCGCCACGTCGCTGAAAATCGAAACATTTCCGAAGCCGTCATCCGGGAGCGAATGGGTGCTCAGATCTTCGACAACCAAACGGCCAGGGATTTCGGCCTCATCGACGGCACATTGAACCGAAAGGAGGCCCTTGCCAAACTCGCCGAAATGGCCGGCGTCGGCGAAACGTTCCAACTGGTAAGACCTCGGCGTGCACCGACACGGATGTGGCAGGAGCTTTTGTTTTCCATGACGGGCCGGTTGAGCGCCGATTCAGCGTCACAGGCGGCCCGCCATCGACATGTCTGCCTCGATGCGAGCCGCATGCCCATGGCCTACTACGGCGACATCCAGACCTTGTGCGCCGATTGCGGCGTACAAGCCCCGGACTGA
- a CDS encoding dihydrofolate reductase family protein, translating to MKVTLLMAITLDGKIGKTPDHFPDWTGPEDKKLFVSITRRAGAVIMGSKTFDTIGTPLSGRKNIVLTRDKQRISQWENLWYTDLSPQAVLETLEKEGYREAVLAGGALVNSLFAEAGLIDDIIVTISPTIFGYGLSLFTPEISMELQLKDVRRLGRDLVCLTYSVKK from the coding sequence ATGAAGGTCACCCTGCTGATGGCCATTACCCTCGACGGGAAGATCGGCAAAACGCCGGACCATTTTCCGGACTGGACCGGACCGGAAGACAAGAAGCTTTTCGTCTCCATCACCCGGCGGGCCGGAGCCGTCATCATGGGCTCCAAAACCTTTGACACCATCGGTACGCCGCTGTCCGGACGCAAGAACATCGTTCTCACCCGAGACAAGCAACGCATTTCCCAATGGGAGAACCTCTGGTATACGGATCTGTCGCCCCAGGCCGTTCTGGAAACCCTCGAGAAGGAAGGGTATCGGGAGGCCGTCCTCGCCGGGGGCGCCCTGGTCAACTCGCTTTTCGCCGAAGCAGGTCTTATCGACGACATTATCGTAACCATCTCCCCGACCATTTTCGGCTACGGGCTCTCGCTCTTTACCCCGGAGATTTCAATGGAGCTTCAGCTCAAGGATGTCAGACGGCTTGGCAGGGACCTGGTGTGCCTGACCTATAGCGTAAAAAAATGA
- a CDS encoding GTPase/DUF3482 domain-containing protein: MTPDGIPEFAIVGHPNEGKSSVVSTLAEDDSVRISPAPGETLQCRTFPVTIDGREIIRFTDTPGFQNPRQTLQWMREYSGPDTLMVAAFRQAHADRKEFRDDVELFLPIERGAGIIYVVDGSRPVRGVDRSEMEILRLTGRPRMAVINCKDDETGYIEAWKAEFRKHFNAVRVFNAHKATYAERISLLENLENIDQDWQPALETVISAFKKDWRYRNLQTAEIICTLLEASLTHSVSRNFTDRIDEASAKKALQARFNQDIEEMERTAHQKIRRLFKHNIFNVDLPPQSILHEDLFDERTWQLLGLTPKQLITAAGLGGAAVGALVDVAAHGLTFGIFSAIGGLVGAGWAAFGGAERLAKTKVVGMQLGGTQIHVGPMGNIQFLYILLDRALIYYSHIINWAHGRRGLPGSREGAAKAPVKAGFTTQWDDSAKRLCVEFFKAVRSGDDSGRDAGRKAMKGLIIDTLEIISRSERPYGLVFKQ, encoded by the coding sequence ATGACGCCTGATGGTATCCCCGAGTTCGCCATCGTCGGTCATCCCAATGAAGGCAAGTCCTCCGTAGTGTCGACATTGGCCGAGGACGACAGCGTTCGAATCAGTCCGGCGCCGGGGGAGACGCTTCAATGTCGGACCTTCCCCGTGACCATTGACGGCAGAGAAATCATCCGGTTCACCGACACGCCGGGATTCCAGAATCCTCGTCAGACCCTTCAATGGATGCGCGAGTACAGCGGACCGGACACCCTCATGGTGGCGGCCTTTCGACAGGCCCACGCCGACCGCAAGGAATTTCGGGATGATGTGGAACTCTTTCTCCCCATCGAACGGGGCGCAGGCATTATCTACGTGGTCGACGGATCACGGCCGGTTCGCGGTGTAGACCGGTCTGAGATGGAAATTCTTCGTTTGACCGGACGCCCACGTATGGCCGTTATCAATTGCAAAGACGACGAGACAGGCTATATCGAGGCATGGAAGGCCGAGTTCAGAAAGCACTTCAACGCTGTTCGGGTCTTCAACGCCCACAAGGCCACCTACGCCGAGCGGATCAGCCTTCTCGAAAACCTCGAAAACATCGATCAGGACTGGCAGCCTGCACTGGAAACGGTGATTTCGGCATTCAAAAAGGACTGGCGGTACCGGAATCTCCAGACGGCCGAGATTATCTGTACCCTCCTGGAGGCAAGCCTGACCCATTCCGTTTCCAGAAATTTTACCGACAGGATTGACGAGGCATCGGCCAAGAAGGCGCTTCAGGCCAGATTCAATCAGGATATCGAAGAGATGGAAAGAACGGCCCACCAGAAGATCCGGCGGCTGTTCAAGCACAATATCTTCAATGTCGACCTCCCCCCCCAGTCCATACTCCATGAGGATCTTTTCGACGAGCGAACATGGCAGCTTCTGGGGCTCACGCCAAAACAACTCATCACGGCGGCCGGTTTGGGAGGAGCGGCTGTCGGCGCTTTGGTAGACGTAGCCGCCCACGGGCTCACCTTCGGTATTTTCTCAGCCATCGGGGGACTTGTCGGCGCAGGATGGGCTGCCTTCGGCGGTGCCGAGCGGCTGGCCAAGACCAAGGTGGTGGGAATGCAACTGGGAGGAACCCAGATTCATGTCGGGCCCATGGGAAACATCCAGTTCCTGTACATCCTGCTGGACAGGGCCTTGATCTACTATTCCCATATCATCAACTGGGCCCACGGCCGACGGGGTCTTCCCGGGTCCCGCGAGGGGGCGGCCAAGGCTCCTGTAAAGGCCGGTTTTACCACTCAGTGGGATGATTCGGCCAAACGCCTCTGCGTCGAATTTTTCAAGGCCGTCAGAAGCGGCGACGACAGCGGTCGTGATGCCGGTCGAAAAGCGATGAAAGGTCTCATCATCGACACTTTGGAAATCATTTCCAGGAGCGAACGGCCCTACGGGCTCGTGTTCAAACAATAG
- a CDS encoding DUF2868 domain-containing protein has protein sequence MKITWRFKDLIDLEYFLHADELDGDESTRKTAALRDREIYTRHILPRIAPGEPVPRHRLIREWLERRRDALKSDTPEVLLPGEAFTEIFRLTVLATIVFGIMSGGGLAFSLLRYAGTRPVNVSVYLSLLVGTQTLLVLLLAAGAVIRRLRRRPPFPLLYAAFSAILVALMRRFGRLAMRRVSGRHRNSLEAIFGLIRGKRRIYGTLFYWPFFTLAQMFGVSFNVGVLGATLLRVLGTDIAFGWQSSILFSADIVHKATKLIAMPWSWFIPPGTAHPSLTQIEGSHMVLKDGIYHLATQDLVSWWPFLCLSVVFYGLIPRLLFLAAGMLFKSRALARITFSHSRADQLVQRMETPLVGTEGEPGPEPPPPSPEEKTLPARPHGMPAEGRLLAIIPDDVYDDCPRETLDALTLKVFGFGIGDTLRLEGDSAADPDFLARLSESVRTNGNADFFILKEAWQPPIREDLAFIRNLRQAVGERARIQVGLIGKPAPDTIFTRVMEKDWKIWHQKITSLGDPYLRLERLVNHDA, from the coding sequence ATGAAAATCACATGGCGTTTTAAAGACCTCATCGATCTCGAATATTTTCTCCACGCAGACGAACTCGACGGGGACGAATCAACACGAAAAACCGCAGCGCTCCGGGACCGGGAGATCTACACCCGCCATATCCTCCCGCGGATTGCCCCGGGGGAGCCCGTTCCCCGGCACCGGCTGATCCGGGAATGGCTTGAACGGCGACGCGACGCCCTGAAATCCGACACCCCCGAAGTTCTTCTTCCCGGCGAGGCCTTCACCGAGATATTTCGCCTGACCGTGCTCGCCACGATCGTTTTCGGCATCATGAGCGGCGGCGGTCTGGCCTTTTCCCTCCTGAGATATGCCGGAACGCGTCCGGTGAACGTCTCCGTGTACCTGAGCCTGCTGGTGGGCACGCAGACGCTTCTCGTTCTGCTTCTGGCCGCAGGCGCCGTTATACGCCGCCTGCGCCGACGCCCCCCCTTCCCCCTCCTCTACGCTGCCTTCAGCGCGATTCTCGTTGCGCTCATGCGCCGATTCGGCCGTCTGGCAATGCGTCGCGTGTCAGGACGTCACCGAAACAGCCTGGAGGCGATATTCGGACTGATCCGCGGGAAGCGCCGTATTTACGGCACCCTCTTCTACTGGCCCTTTTTCACCCTCGCCCAGATGTTCGGCGTCAGCTTCAATGTGGGCGTCCTGGGCGCAACCCTTCTGCGGGTCCTGGGAACCGACATCGCCTTTGGCTGGCAGTCATCCATCCTCTTCAGTGCGGATATCGTTCACAAGGCGACAAAACTCATCGCAATGCCCTGGTCGTGGTTTATCCCGCCCGGAACGGCACACCCCTCGCTGACCCAGATCGAAGGATCCCACATGGTTCTCAAGGACGGCATCTATCACCTCGCCACCCAGGACCTGGTATCCTGGTGGCCCTTTCTCTGTCTGTCCGTCGTCTTCTACGGCCTGATCCCGAGACTCCTGTTTCTGGCGGCCGGAATGCTGTTCAAGTCCAGGGCGCTGGCCAGGATCACGTTTTCCCACAGCCGCGCCGACCAACTCGTCCAGCGGATGGAAACCCCTCTTGTCGGCACCGAAGGAGAACCCGGGCCGGAACCCCCGCCGCCGTCCCCCGAAGAAAAAACCTTGCCGGCACGCCCCCACGGCATGCCTGCCGAAGGACGGCTTCTGGCGATCATTCCGGACGACGTCTATGATGACTGTCCCCGGGAGACCCTCGATGCGTTGACGCTCAAGGTCTTCGGGTTCGGCATCGGAGACACCTTACGCCTGGAGGGAGACAGCGCCGCTGATCCGGACTTTCTGGCTCGACTCTCCGAATCCGTCCGCACAAATGGAAACGCTGATTTTTTTATCCTCAAAGAAGCGTGGCAGCCGCCCATTCGTGAGGATCTCGCCTTTATCCGGAATCTGCGACAGGCCGTCGGCGAACGTGCTCGAATTCAAGTGGGGCTCATCGGAAAACCTGCGCCCGACACGATATTCACCCGGGTCATGGAGAAGGACTGGAAGATATGGCATCAGAAAATCACATCCCTGGGAGACCCCTATCTGCGGCTCGAAAGGCTGGTGAACCATGACGCCTGA
- a CDS encoding exodeoxyribonuclease III, with protein MNDIKLISWNLNGLRAVWNKGFLETFRRLDADLFAVQETKIQPDQLTEEMRHVDGYDAYWSCSTVKKGYSGVGVYSRIPPLRVETGIGNPRYDDEGRIITLDFGDFLFFNVYFPNGQMSDERLRYKLDFYRDFFAYLSPLKKAGKHIIIAGDYNTAHNEIDLKNPKANEKNSGFLRVERDWIDTVIREGYVDTFRHFYPETVKYSWWSYRFKARERNAGWRIDYIFTTENMIAEGRIRDPIIEDTVFGSDHCPIGLTILR; from the coding sequence ATGAACGACATCAAATTGATCTCATGGAACCTCAACGGCCTCAGGGCCGTGTGGAACAAGGGCTTTCTGGAAACCTTCCGACGGCTGGATGCCGATCTGTTTGCCGTTCAGGAGACCAAGATCCAGCCGGACCAGCTGACGGAGGAGATGCGACATGTAGACGGATACGATGCCTACTGGTCCTGTTCAACGGTAAAGAAGGGTTACAGCGGCGTCGGGGTTTACTCGCGCATTCCGCCGCTCCGGGTGGAAACCGGCATCGGAAACCCCCGTTATGACGACGAAGGAAGAATCATCACATTGGACTTCGGGGACTTCCTCTTTTTCAACGTTTATTTTCCCAACGGCCAGATGAGCGATGAAAGGCTCCGCTACAAACTCGATTTCTATCGGGATTTTTTTGCGTATCTTTCGCCCCTGAAAAAAGCGGGGAAACACATCATCATCGCCGGAGATTACAATACGGCACACAATGAGATCGACTTGAAAAACCCTAAGGCCAACGAGAAGAACTCGGGGTTTCTCCGAGTGGAGCGCGACTGGATCGACACCGTCATCCGGGAGGGATATGTCGACACCTTCAGACATTTCTATCCGGAAACGGTCAAATATTCGTGGTGGTCCTACCGGTTCAAGGCCCGGGAACGAAACGCCGGCTGGCGGATCGACTATATTTTCACCACCGAAAACATGATCGCCGAAGGCAGAATCCGGGATCCCATCATCGAGGACACCGTTTTCGGCTCGGATCACTGTCCCATCGGCCTGACAATCCTCAGATGA
- a CDS encoding alanine dehydrogenase translates to MKIGIRREDKSVWERRVPFVPEDLKALKAKGLDVVVQSSPVRAFGDEEFRAAGIPVRDHLEDRDLIFGIKEVPKEAFLEGRVYVFFAHVIKGQSYNMPMLKTMMEKGVTLIDYERIVDDENRRLIFFGRHAGLAGMVNSLWAFGKRLAAEGVETPFAELKQAKDYRDLNEIKAHVTAVGSAIRDGGLPAAIHPVIVGITGYGNVSAGAQEILDLLPVVEILPEAVAETAAGFESPRNRIYKAVFKEHHCVRPRIGGAAFDLQDYYRRGKDAYENIFEAYLDHLNLLINCVYWDERYPRLVTLEAVKRLWADGRQPKLRVIGDISCDPGGSIQCTVDATDPGDPVYVYLPENNTVARGVIGHGPVIMAVDILPTEIPRESSVYFSSVLRGIVEFMARADYSVPYAELDLPPELKRAVILYRGRLTPDYAYLHQYL, encoded by the coding sequence ATGAAAATTGGTATACGGAGGGAAGACAAAAGCGTCTGGGAGCGAAGGGTTCCCTTTGTACCGGAAGACCTGAAGGCCCTTAAAGCAAAAGGTCTGGATGTTGTGGTACAGTCAAGTCCCGTGCGTGCTTTCGGGGATGAAGAGTTCCGCGCGGCGGGCATACCGGTTCGGGACCATCTCGAAGACCGTGATCTGATTTTCGGGATCAAGGAGGTGCCGAAGGAGGCCTTTCTGGAGGGGCGGGTCTATGTTTTTTTTGCCCATGTCATCAAAGGTCAGTCTTACAACATGCCCATGCTGAAAACCATGATGGAAAAGGGTGTGACCCTCATCGATTACGAGCGGATCGTGGACGACGAGAACCGTCGACTGATTTTTTTCGGCCGTCATGCCGGTCTCGCCGGGATGGTGAACTCCCTTTGGGCCTTCGGGAAGCGTCTGGCGGCGGAGGGCGTCGAAACGCCGTTTGCCGAGCTTAAACAGGCGAAAGACTACCGGGACCTGAATGAGATCAAAGCCCATGTCACGGCGGTTGGTTCGGCAATTCGCGACGGCGGCCTCCCTGCCGCGATTCATCCCGTCATTGTGGGGATCACCGGCTACGGCAATGTCTCCGCGGGGGCACAGGAGATCCTGGACCTCCTGCCTGTCGTCGAAATCCTTCCCGAGGCGGTCGCTGAAACGGCCGCAGGTTTCGAATCTCCCAGGAACCGCATCTACAAGGCCGTGTTCAAGGAGCATCATTGCGTCAGACCCAGGATCGGGGGCGCGGCCTTCGATCTTCAGGATTATTACCGGCGCGGGAAGGATGCATACGAGAATATTTTTGAAGCGTACCTCGACCACCTGAACCTTCTGATCAACTGCGTTTACTGGGATGAACGGTATCCCCGCCTTGTCACCCTCGAGGCCGTGAAGCGTCTCTGGGCCGATGGCAGACAGCCTAAGCTACGGGTGATCGGAGACATCAGTTGCGATCCGGGAGGATCGATTCAGTGCACGGTGGACGCAACGGACCCCGGAGATCCCGTCTATGTTTATCTTCCTGAAAACAATACCGTTGCCAGGGGCGTCATCGGTCACGGACCCGTTATCATGGCGGTGGATATTCTGCCGACGGAGATACCCCGGGAATCCTCCGTCTATTTCAGCAGCGTTCTTCGAGGAATTGTCGAATTCATGGCCAGGGCGGATTACAGCGTCCCCTATGCGGAACTGGACCTGCCGCCCGAGCTGAAGCGAGCCGTTATTCTTTATCGGGGACGCCTTACCCCCGACTATGCGTATCTTCATCAGTACCTGTAA
- a CDS encoding DUF4126 domain-containing protein, protein MDTYNEIIRAIALSMGAAWASGINLYATILVLGALGATQNIVLPEHLHILMNPLVMTSAGLMFVTEFIADKVPGVDTGWDLLHTFIRIPAGAVLAAGAVGEVSPALALTAAILGGGIAAGVHATKTGSRALINMSPEPFSNWTASISEDVIVVAGIWTALNHPLLFIGLFILFIGMVIWLLPRIWRGLKRVFAAVERWVKDRTPSA, encoded by the coding sequence ATGGATACCTATAATGAAATCATTCGTGCCATCGCTCTGTCGATGGGTGCCGCCTGGGCCAGCGGGATCAATCTTTATGCGACAATTCTGGTGCTGGGCGCCCTGGGTGCGACTCAGAACATCGTCCTTCCGGAGCACCTTCATATTCTGATGAATCCGCTGGTGATGACCAGTGCCGGGCTGATGTTTGTGACGGAGTTTATCGCCGACAAGGTGCCGGGGGTGGATACGGGATGGGATTTGCTGCACACCTTCATCCGCATTCCCGCAGGCGCGGTGCTGGCTGCGGGGGCGGTGGGGGAGGTGTCCCCCGCGTTGGCGCTGACGGCGGCTATCCTGGGCGGCGGCATCGCCGCCGGTGTCCATGCGACCAAGACGGGTTCCAGGGCCCTGATCAACATGTCCCCGGAACCGTTCAGCAACTGGACCGCTTCCATTTCCGAAGACGTTATCGTCGTGGCCGGCATATGGACGGCTCTGAACCATCCGTTGCTTTTTATCGGTCTGTTCATTCTCTTCATCGGCATGGTGATCTGGCTTCTGCCCAGGATCTGGCGGGGACTCAAGCGGGTCTTCGCGGCTGTGGAGCGTTGGGTGAAGGACCGAACGCCGTCTGCCTGA